One region of Ahniella affigens genomic DNA includes:
- a CDS encoding AAA family ATPase → MFSRPPWWRMLLVAALSWLVLSNWLLPELNPFRFARIGADAETGSMLALVRHSMQQIKVESVDYLTEHQAWPKAPIDIYEPDNNGLIALSMPAHGVLSIRMVNGFDRSTGLRDTELLLTYDAKNRRWHCQPGQPAPPDAWLFDECRLPDSGAMSPWWIALFIVMLSIPLSWIWLARFDPILASIQSNPRLLRTIPLNRLPAVHWRLRSLFRTSSTLAVAGISEPDWQLALRWRELAADERLNQLAQRLAAVPAPWPHGQWPGCFQLWQLPPTFPLALERVLVYLPNADLSHHELLQWLRHQRLSDDVFLVVSPNVASDKGLNAWASDSNHIAAYADQSVLTEWLLAPSAETVLADLFAKQLPVTRISPYQTRGGITRPSGFFGRQQELARILNREPSNYLLVGGRQLGKTSLMKAVERHYAGHPEVACRYVSLRDHRLRARLSQWVDADADLPLAALLQLMQQQTGKSRLLLLIDECDLFLRDDARSGYPQLSELRALSEEGQCRFILAGFWDLYEAVALDFASPIRNFGDVLRLGPLDEAACLALATEPMQRLGLQFEHLDLPQHLIEQCGHRANLIAIICQQLLEQAKQPERVLTRGQLEVAMKSEAIQDALTGWSKLSPFDLDNRFDRALVYQVALNTLSGAPELDLPSWVATLASAGIRAASEQLRKSLLRLELAYVLKRVSVSGTGVNSDTQSTYQFAVPLQSRSFTLGETRVLLEGELAGLDP, encoded by the coding sequence ATGTTCTCGCGCCCGCCCTGGTGGCGCATGCTCCTGGTGGCCGCGTTGTCCTGGCTGGTGCTCAGCAATTGGTTGCTACCTGAATTGAACCCATTTCGATTTGCCAGGATCGGGGCTGACGCCGAAACGGGTTCGATGCTCGCATTGGTTCGGCACAGCATGCAACAAATCAAGGTCGAGTCGGTGGACTACTTGACCGAACACCAAGCCTGGCCCAAAGCGCCCATCGATATTTACGAGCCAGACAACAATGGGCTGATCGCACTCAGCATGCCAGCTCACGGTGTCTTAAGTATTCGAATGGTTAACGGATTCGATCGCAGCACCGGCTTGCGGGATACCGAACTACTGCTGACTTACGACGCCAAGAATCGACGCTGGCACTGTCAACCAGGACAACCAGCGCCGCCCGACGCATGGTTGTTCGACGAGTGCCGCCTCCCGGATTCAGGCGCGATGTCGCCATGGTGGATCGCACTGTTCATTGTCATGCTGAGCATCCCGCTGAGTTGGATCTGGTTGGCCCGGTTCGATCCGATTCTCGCAAGCATACAAAGCAACCCGAGGCTACTCCGGACCATACCATTGAATCGTTTGCCAGCCGTCCACTGGCGCCTACGCTCACTGTTCCGAACGTCCAGCACGCTGGCGGTCGCCGGCATCAGTGAACCCGATTGGCAACTGGCACTGAGGTGGCGTGAACTCGCTGCGGATGAACGGCTGAATCAACTGGCACAGCGTCTGGCGGCCGTGCCTGCACCCTGGCCACATGGCCAATGGCCGGGCTGCTTTCAGCTCTGGCAACTGCCACCGACGTTTCCATTGGCCTTGGAGCGCGTGTTGGTCTATCTGCCAAATGCCGACCTCAGTCACCACGAATTGCTACAGTGGCTTCGTCATCAGCGATTGAGCGACGACGTGTTTCTGGTTGTCAGTCCAAATGTCGCCAGCGACAAGGGCTTGAATGCATGGGCGTCAGACTCGAATCACATTGCCGCCTATGCCGACCAATCCGTACTCACTGAGTGGCTGCTGGCGCCTAGTGCCGAGACCGTATTGGCAGATTTGTTCGCCAAACAGTTGCCGGTCACGCGCATTTCACCGTATCAGACACGGGGTGGTATCACGCGGCCGTCAGGCTTTTTTGGCCGGCAGCAGGAGCTCGCGCGAATACTCAATCGGGAGCCCAGCAACTACCTGCTTGTCGGGGGTCGCCAACTGGGCAAGACCAGTCTGATGAAGGCGGTCGAGCGCCATTACGCGGGACATCCAGAGGTGGCCTGCCGCTACGTGTCGTTAAGGGACCATCGACTGCGCGCACGATTGTCGCAATGGGTAGATGCTGATGCGGATCTGCCCCTGGCGGCGCTACTCCAGCTGATGCAGCAGCAGACCGGCAAGTCGCGCTTGCTCTTGCTGATCGATGAATGCGATCTCTTTCTGCGCGACGATGCGCGCTCTGGCTATCCGCAGCTCTCTGAGCTGCGCGCGCTGAGCGAGGAGGGGCAATGCCGCTTCATCCTGGCTGGCTTCTGGGATCTGTATGAGGCCGTGGCGCTGGATTTTGCGTCGCCGATTCGCAACTTTGGTGACGTGCTTCGCCTTGGGCCACTGGACGAGGCGGCATGTCTGGCCTTGGCAACTGAGCCCATGCAGCGACTCGGGCTCCAGTTCGAGCATCTGGACTTGCCCCAGCACTTGATCGAGCAGTGCGGTCATCGAGCCAATCTGATTGCGATCATCTGTCAGCAGCTTCTGGAGCAAGCCAAGCAACCTGAGCGCGTGTTGACGAGAGGTCAACTTGAGGTGGCCATGAAGTCGGAGGCGATCCAGGATGCACTGACTGGTTGGAGCAAGCTCAGTCCGTTCGACCTGGACAACCGATTTGATCGGGCTTTGGTCTATCAGGTGGCACTGAACACGTTGAGCGGGGCCCCTGAGCTCGACTTGCCGTCATGGGTCGCAACACTTGCCTCGGCTGGTATTCGTGCCGCTTCCGAGCAGCTTCGAAAATCGCTCTTGCGCCTGGAGTTGGCATACGTTCTGAAACGCGTGTCGGTCTCAGGAACCGGAGTCAACAGCGACACACAAAGTACGTATCAGTTTGCTGTGCCGCTGCAAAGCCGAAGCTTTACCCTCGGTGAAACGCGAGTGCTTTTAGAGGGCGAATTGGCAGGGCTTGATCCATGA
- a CDS encoding helix-turn-helix domain-containing protein, with protein MSFEVLAASAGTDATMNRQQFAELLSQHMRRIRASAADVAAEIGMSREAVNNWRNGDSIPGRRHRDRVLACARYLRLSEQETNVLLRAAGFEPEFPGDTERQEPDQAQSEPARSEVLAVFEQLQRLKPYPILMLLCPAHLGQPPERHAILVEAGRRFGRDRVLHLQPPYSLSPDTDRYFAALAAHCGLDGVNSDLEFETALSRRLREPAPLFCLVSRFEQAPPQHRDTLAGILRSLSEMHSGKLFLLICGGEGLASLKFEGGDLSLLNIAQTSRWPEPEAASLVGTLSAPGLDASACKTALAVSGAHPLLLAEAMRLLHEENDLSPSTLAARLEESDLLWTSFLPWLKHADGRQRLTALLNKDALGPVRPWLQDPDLRALYWSNLIVEQRTEAHTRVLVWRADLVRALGRRALHEANALTESGETPS; from the coding sequence GTGTCATTCGAGGTCTTGGCAGCCAGCGCTGGCACCGATGCAACGATGAACCGCCAGCAATTTGCCGAACTATTGAGTCAGCATATGCGCCGGATTCGCGCCAGCGCCGCCGATGTGGCTGCCGAGATCGGCATGAGCCGGGAAGCCGTCAACAACTGGCGAAATGGCGATTCGATTCCAGGGCGCCGTCACCGGGATCGGGTCTTGGCCTGCGCGCGCTATCTGCGGCTATCCGAGCAGGAGACCAATGTGCTGTTGCGTGCTGCGGGCTTCGAGCCAGAGTTTCCAGGCGATACCGAGCGGCAGGAACCAGATCAGGCGCAATCAGAGCCCGCGCGATCTGAGGTCCTGGCCGTATTTGAACAGTTGCAACGACTGAAGCCCTATCCCATCTTGATGCTGCTCTGCCCGGCGCATCTGGGTCAGCCTCCTGAGCGGCACGCCATTCTGGTCGAAGCCGGTCGGCGGTTTGGCCGGGATCGTGTGTTGCATCTACAGCCGCCGTATAGTCTCAGCCCAGACACCGACCGGTACTTTGCGGCGTTGGCGGCCCATTGTGGGTTGGATGGGGTGAACTCCGATCTGGAGTTCGAAACAGCGTTGTCTCGTCGCCTGCGTGAGCCAGCGCCTCTGTTTTGCTTGGTCAGTCGATTCGAGCAGGCGCCACCACAACACCGAGATACATTGGCCGGCATCCTGCGCAGCCTCAGTGAAATGCACAGCGGCAAACTCTTCTTGTTGATTTGTGGCGGCGAGGGGCTCGCATCGCTGAAGTTCGAAGGCGGCGATCTCTCACTTCTCAATATCGCGCAGACGAGCCGATGGCCCGAACCGGAGGCAGCGTCACTCGTGGGGACGCTCTCTGCGCCGGGACTCGATGCGAGCGCGTGCAAAACGGCATTGGCGGTGTCCGGTGCGCACCCCTTGTTGCTTGCTGAAGCGATGCGCCTATTGCACGAAGAGAATGACCTGTCACCTTCAACGCTTGCTGCGCGCTTGGAGGAGTCTGATCTGCTCTGGACCAGCTTCTTGCCCTGGCTGAAACATGCCGACGGGCGCCAGCGGTTGACGGCGTTGCTCAACAAGGATGCGCTCGGTCCCGTCAGGCCCTGGCTGCAAGATCCAGATCTGCGCGCGCTGTACTGGTCCAACCTGATTGTGGAACAACGCACCGAAGCCCATACCCGGGTGCTGGTTTGGCGGGCTGACTTAGTCCGTGCGCTCGGGCGACGGGCGTTGCACGAGGCGAACGCGCTGACTGAATCCGGTGAGACGCCGTCTTGA